One region of Macadamia integrifolia cultivar HAES 741 chromosome 11, SCU_Mint_v3, whole genome shotgun sequence genomic DNA includes:
- the LOC122092728 gene encoding plant UBX domain-containing protein 4, whose protein sequence is MVPTTLFEWDRNIFLLRRPFHFLPIAAAMSSRDKKPSKPSTSRGIRTLSDLNRSSGPGSDDGDSDGPQEYYTGGEKSGMLVQDPSKGDDVDAIFNQARHLGAVERPVESLHPSSSSRSFTGTGRLLSGETVQTAPQPPEAIVHNIVFWTNGFSINDGPLRRFDDPENASFLKSIRNSECPEELEPADRSSAVHVNLIRKEENFPEPQKQHVPFQGVGRTLGGNATSAAPPGPSPPLNSAPPPSMGLVVDENLPSTSIQLRLADGTRMVARFNYHHTISDILAFIEASRPGGAGTYQLQTVGFPPKQLTDMTQTVEQAGLANSVIIQKL, encoded by the exons ATGGTCCCCACCACGCTTTTCGAATGGGATCGTAACATTTTCCTTCTCCGTCGACCTTTCCATTTTCTACCGATCGCAGCCGCCATGTCTTCCCGAGACAAGAAGCCCTCGAAGCCCTCGACCAGTCGCGGCATCCGTACGCTTTCTGATCTGAACCGTTCTTCTGGTCCCGGCTCCGATGATGGCGACTCCGATGGCCCTCAGGAGTACTACACTGGTGGCGAGAAGAG TGGCATGCTCGTTCAAGATCCTTCTAAAGGTGACGATGTTGATGCAATATTCAATCAAGCTAGGCATTTGGGAGCTGTTGAAAGACCTGTTGAAAGTCTTCATCCATCTTCAAGCTCAAGAAGTTTTACTGGAACAGGACGGCTCCTTTCTGGGGAAACAGTGCAAACTGCTCCTCAACCGCCTGAGGCTATTGTTCACAATATagttttttggaccaatggattCAGTATAAATGATGGCCCTTTGAGGAGGTTTGATGATCCAGAAAATGCATCTTTCTTGAAG AGTATCAGGAACTCCGAGTGTCCAGAAGAGCTTGAGCCAGCAGATAGGAGTTCTGCTGTTCATGTTAATCTGATCCGGAAAGAGGAAAATTTCCCT GAACCACAAAAGCAACATGTTCCATTTCAAGGTGTGGGAAGAACATTAGGTGGTAACGCCACATCTGCAGCACCACCTGGGCCATCGCCTCCCCTCAACTCTGCTCCACCCCCATCCATGGGCCTTGTTGTGGATGAAAATTTGCCATCAACTTCGATTCAGCTTAGGCTAGCTGATGGCACACGTATGGTTGCACGATTTAACTATCACCATACCATCAGTGATATTCTTGCCTTCATTGAAGCATCAAGGCCTGGAGGGGCAGGAACTTATCAGTTGCAGACAGTGGGGTTCCCTCCCAAGCAACTAACTGATATGACTCAGACAGTAGAGCAGGCAGGGCTTGCTAACTCAGTGATTATCCAAAAATTATAA